The following coding sequences lie in one Acropora palmata chromosome 3, jaAcrPala1.3, whole genome shotgun sequence genomic window:
- the LOC141876498 gene encoding uncharacterized protein LOC141876498 — protein sequence MRGHYEIPVAGEPVPDWKVAKALWGIAWEIHWISLGVTFAVLAVSSIISLLRSSKKKLGRKPYSISINILLLLLGITRAVYLLVDPYGSRQMLPRWFAGLIFNLSFPCLTSAFCLIFYVFLGVAKFQLVSKRLQNARFITALILLHFIVVLAAVVCVIFVPKIAVEVYIFCHLFFMVWGLILSASFIYCGLKVIRKVKTLARQLQHQSQSSISKIAKVTLVTSTLGLACSILHVYSLFVLYRFFRRNEERPEPWMWWIFQTCFRWIEIAMACTISYCIMQPPKRGSVSTLRNINLASIPAENINSIQNFQATV from the coding sequence ATGAGAGGGCACTACGAAATCCCAGTTGCCGGAGAACCGGTGCCAGATTGGAAGGTCGCCAAGGCTCTTTGGGGAATAGCATGGGAAATTCACTGGATTAGCCTAGGTGTTACGTTCGCTGTGTTAGCAGTGAGTTCCATCATTTCATTGCTGCGTTCAAGCAAAAAGAAGTTGGGTCGCAAGCCTTATTCCATTTCCATAAACATTCTGCTGCTGCTGTTAGGGATAACTCGCGCGGTCTATCTGTTAGTGGATCCTTACGGGTCGAGGCAAATGCTTCCAAGATGGTTTGCGGGACTTATATTTAACCTTTCGTTTCCTTGTTTGACATCAGCGTTTTGCTTGATTTTCTATGTTTTTCTAGGCGTCGCTAAATTTCAGCTTGTCTCAAAGAGGCTACAAAATGCTCGTTTCATCACAGCTTTGATCTTGCttcattttattgttgttctCGCGGCTGTGGTTTGTGTGATATTTGTACCGAAAATCGCGGTGGAAGTTTACATCTTTTGTCACTTGTTTTTCATGGTCTGGGGTCTAATTCTATCAGCAAGTTTTATCTACTGTGGACTCAAGGTCATACGCAAAGTAAAGACGCTTGCAAGACAATTACAACATCAAAGTCAATCCAGTATAtccaaaattgccaaagtGACTCTTGTAACAAGTACTTTGGGACTTGCATGCAGTATTTTACACGTTTACTCGCTTTTTGTTCTCTACCGTTTCTTTCGCCGCAATGAGGAACGCCCCGAACCTTGGATGTGGTGGATTTTTCAAACTTGCTTTCGTTGGATTGAAATTGCAATGGCATGCACTATTTCCTATTGCATAATGCAACCTCCTAAACGTGGTTCTGTATCCACCCTGCGTAATATCAACTTGGCCTCGATTCCTGCTGAAAACATTAATTCTATACAGAACTTTCAAGCTACTGTTTAA
- the LOC141876495 gene encoding uncharacterized protein LOC141876495 isoform X2 yields MEESILLRNASTPIAATTEAVAEPGPNWQVAKKIWGVAWGIHWIGFGVLFAESVPSIRPELRVLLIVCQSFFILWGLLLSGSFIYSGWKVINYVEQVQQQLGSMEKNGTQRNSPKQKSRTTKVARVTLVTSVLGAVVCFMQFYSMISLYAFYSYVTDPEPWSWLAFQSCFRLVELAMACTIAYSVMQPRERKNVSRRHPMKAQNEETTL; encoded by the exons ATGGAAGAATCAATTTTACTCCGCAATGCGAGTACACCGATTGCAGCAACCACTGAAGCTGTGGCTGAACCAGGTCCTAATTGGCAAGTGGCGAAGAAAATTTGGGGAGTGGCTTGGGGAATACATTGGATCGGCTTTGGTGTTCTGTTTG CAGAGTCTGTGCCGTCTATCAGACCGGAGCTGAGAGTGCTTCTAATCGTTTGCCAATCGTTCTTTATCTTGTGGGGCTTGCTTCTGTCAGGCAGTTTCATCTACAGTGGCTGGAAAGTAATCAACTATGTGGAGCAGGTACAGCAGCAACTCGGCTCCATGGAGAAAAACGGCACCCAACGAAACAGCCCCAAACAGAAATCACGTACAACCAAAGTGGCTAGGGTCACCTTGGTTACCAGTGTGCTGGGTGCAGTTGTGTGTTTCATGCAATTTTACAGCATGATAAGTTTGTATGCTTTTTACAGCTACGTTACCGACCCCGAACCGTGGTCATGGCTGGCATTTCAGTCATGTTTTCGCCTTGTGGAGCTCGCCATGGCGTGTACAATTGCTTACAGTGTCATGCAAccaagggaaagaaaaaatgtatcGAGAAGGCACCCGATGAAAGCTCAAAACGAAGAAACAACGTTGTAA
- the LOC141876495 gene encoding proline-rich transmembrane protein 4-like isoform X1 — protein MEESILLRNASTPIAATTEAVAEPGPNWQVAKKIWGVAWGIHWIGFGVLFGLLAVHSFIALVFVNRRKGFCRKPLFIAINSLLFVLGITRAVYLLLDPYESRQNGVKDPEWMTLLLFGIAYPCLTSSFCLIHLTFLEVTYLKIGPSKLQNVKFISTIIAVHFVIVFTAESVPSIRPELRVLLIVCQSFFILWGLLLSGSFIYSGWKVINYVEQVQQQLGSMEKNGTQRNSPKQKSRTTKVARVTLVTSVLGAVVCFMQFYSMISLYAFYSYVTDPEPWSWLAFQSCFRLVELAMACTIAYSVMQPRERKNVSRRHPMKAQNEETTL, from the coding sequence ATGGAAGAATCAATTTTACTCCGCAATGCGAGTACACCGATTGCAGCAACCACTGAAGCTGTGGCTGAACCAGGTCCTAATTGGCAAGTGGCGAAGAAAATTTGGGGAGTGGCTTGGGGAATACATTGGATCGGCTTTGGTGTTCTGTTTGGTTTGCTTGCTGTTCACTCTTTCATAGCTTTAGTTTTCGTAAACCGTAGGAAAGGATTCTGCCGTAAGCCTCTGTTTATAGCTATCAATTCGTTACTATTTGTTCTTGGAATCACAAGAGCCGTTTACCTTTTGTTAGATCCATACGAATCCAGACAAAATGGCGTAAAAGACCCCGAATGGATGACGTTACTGCTCTTTGGGATCGCTTACCCGTGTTTAACTTCGTCGTTTTGTTTAATTCACCTAACTTTTCTTGAAGTGACTTACCTCAAAATTGGACCAAGCAAGttgcaaaatgtgaaatttATATCGACAATAATTGCAGTTCATTTTGTCATCGTGTTCACAGCAGAGTCTGTGCCGTCTATCAGACCGGAGCTGAGAGTGCTTCTAATCGTTTGCCAATCGTTCTTTATCTTGTGGGGCTTGCTTCTGTCAGGCAGTTTCATCTACAGTGGCTGGAAAGTAATCAACTATGTGGAGCAGGTACAGCAGCAACTCGGCTCCATGGAGAAAAACGGCACCCAACGAAACAGCCCCAAACAGAAATCACGTACAACCAAAGTGGCTAGGGTCACCTTGGTTACCAGTGTGCTGGGTGCAGTTGTGTGTTTCATGCAATTTTACAGCATGATAAGTTTGTATGCTTTTTACAGCTACGTTACCGACCCCGAACCGTGGTCATGGCTGGCATTTCAGTCATGTTTTCGCCTTGTGGAGCTCGCCATGGCGTGTACAATTGCTTACAGTGTCATGCAAccaagggaaagaaaaaatgtatcGAGAAGGCACCCGATGAAAGCTCAAAACGAAGAAACAACGTTGTAA
- the LOC141876492 gene encoding proline-rich transmembrane protein 4-like, whose translation MTMANGSESASAKLARVSTDALAEPGPDWLVAKKLWGVAWGMHWIGFGVLFSLLAVQSFIALVFGARGKGFCRKPLFIAINSMLFVLGSTRAVYLLLDPYESRQNGVKDPKWLTLLLFGIAFPCLTSSFCLIHLAFLEATKLKIGPNKLQNVKFLSSVILMHFAIVFAAETTASIKPQLKPLLIVCQSFSILWSLILSISFIYSGFKLMNRVKQVRTQLKAFERNENLRAKKTNQKSYTTKVAKITFATSFLGIAVCGLHFYSMIGVYGMYSDVVHPSPWPWLTFQSIFRCVELAMACTIAYSVIQRDKTPEKTTRTTAFDSAGVNMEQRKCKVKDIDQYNLE comes from the coding sequence ATGACGATGGCCAATGGGTCCGAATCCGCTTCAGCTAAGCTAGCTAGAGTTAGTACAGACGCTTTGGCTGAGCCGGGCCCTGATTGGCTAGTGGCGAAGAAACTTTGGGGAGTAGCATGGGGAATGCATTGGATTGGCTTTGGTGTTCTCTTTAGTTTGCTGGCAGTTCAGTCGTTCATCGCTTTAGTTTTCGGAGCTCGTGGGAAAGGATTCTGCCGGAAGCCGCTCTTTATAGCCATAAATTCAATGCTTTTTGTCCTTGGATCAACAAGAGCCGTTTACCTTTTGTTAGATCCATACGAATCCAGGCAGAACGGCGTCAAGGATCCAAAATGGCTGACATTGCTATTGTTTGGAATAGCTTTCCCGTGCTTAACTTCTTCGTTTTGTCTAATCCACCTGGCTTTTCTTGAGGCGACAAAGCTAAAAATTGGTCCTAACAAGCtacaaaatgtaaaatttctaTCTTCAGTCATCTTGATGCATTTTGCAATTGTCTTCGCCGCCGAAACGACAGCTTCCATCAAGCCACAGTTGAAACCGCTCTTGATTGTCTGTCAGTCGTTTTCCATTCTCTGGAGTCTAATTCTCTCTATCAGCTTCATTTACAGCGGTTTCAAGCTGATGAATCGAGTGAAACAAGTTCGTACACAGCTTAAAGCATTTGAGCGAAACGAAAACTTGAGGGcgaagaaaacaaatcagAAGTCATACACCACCAAAGTGGCCAAAATAACCTTTGCTACCAGTTTTTTAGGCATTGCTGTGTGCGGTTTGCATTTTTACTCCATGATCGGCGTTTATGGTATGTACAGCGACGTAGTGCACCCTTCACCTTGGCCGTGGCTGACCTTTCAAAGCATTTTTCGGTGTGTTGAACTTGCTATGGCTTGCACCATTGCTTATAGTGTAATTCAAAGAGATAAAACACCAGAAAAAACGACAAGAACAACTGCCTTTGATTCTGCTGGTGTGAATATGGAGCAAAGGAAGTGCAAAGTAAAGGATATTGACCAATATAATCTAGAGTAA
- the LOC141876512 gene encoding uncharacterized protein LOC141876512, translating to MTDCPSAQMEDEAVAMGCCEAEMVHDYGKVYARKYSDFRDDQATLWTSMYEKNLGRKVSRLPPWEVSQTGRKESSERHFGDPTKKDFASIHLERAASTGSLGLKKHVHSPRGDKTAKKAGKGQDKERKSNKGKEKKSLQSSSEKD from the coding sequence ATGACTGATTGTCCAAGTGCGCAGATGGAAGACGAAGCAGTCGCAATGGGTTGTTGCGAGGCGGAGATGGTCCATGACTATGGAAAAGTCTATGCGCGGAAATATTCCGATTTTAGAGACGACCAAGCAACCCTTTGGACAAGCATGTACGAGAAGAACCTTGGTCGAAAAGTCAGTCGACTTCCACCGTGGGAGGTTTCACAAACCGGACGAAAAGAAAGCTCTGAGAGACATTTTGGTGACCCGACAAAGAAAGATTTTGCTTCAATTCACTTAGAAAGAGCCGCGAGTACAGGATCTCTTGGACTAAAGAAACATGTACACTCACCCAGAGGAGATAAAACCGCGAAAAAAGCGGGCAAGGGACAGGACAAAGAGCGAAAAAGTAATAAGGGAAAGGAGAAAAAATCATTGCAATCGTCAAGCGAGAAGGACTAA
- the LOC141876469 gene encoding protein VAC14 homolog, with amino-acid sequence MTEKDLSPLTPSIARGLNDKLYEKRKIAALEIERMVKEFINSNEAGQITSLTAVLAEEFAVSHNNHSRKGGLIGLAATAIALGKDAGLYLKSLIPPVLTCFYDQDSRVRYYACEALYNIAKVARGSVLPFFNNVFDGLSKLAADPDPNVKNGAELLDRLIKDIVTESSSFDLVSFIPLLRDRIYTANPFAKQFLVSWLQVLYAVPDVDLISHLPEFLDGLFNIFKDRNPEIRKMCEAILGEFLRGIKKEPENVNFAHMVNILVLYSQPEASDDVIQFTAITWLREFIILSGRTMLPFIAGILKSILPCMAYDQDKQNIKEAAKTVNQSLMRLITEDDDKDVDGDAISMDCDNAVVEMPTQLDLGPVINVLTNQLANKSIQTRIAVLRWVLLLHMKTPNKIFGKIEDLFPKLLDALSDPSDEVVLLDLEALAEISASPAGPPRNSPPRSMSDTGSPTTDQTSAPHRQLNKYFHNFMHNVMLLFRMNKKLLEERGSFILRQLCLLLNAEDIYRALSEIIVQEEDFQFAALMVRYLNMILLTSSELFHLRNQLRELATPESCSLFTSLYQSWCHNPVATVSLCLLTQNYQHACDLLMVFGQLEVNVDFLIQIDKLVQLIESPIFTSLRLQLLDTQHNYFLLKSLYGLLMLLPQSDAFTTLRNRLDCVPNGKVLSSDMSDRRSTCDFPCREYVQQINFQELLQQFKAVQQKHFINKHPRSPHLTNLTKSLSND; translated from the exons ATGACAGAAAAAGACCTTTCACCTTTAACCCCGAGCATTGCGCGTGGATTGAATGACAAATTGTATGAAAAACGGAAAATAGCAGCCTTGGAAATCGAGCG CATGGTGAAAGAGTTCATCAACAGTAATGAGGCTGGGCAAATCACAAGTTTGACAGCTGTACTTGCTGAAGAATTTGCAGTTTCACACAACAATCACTCTAGAAAAGGAGGACTCATTGGTCTGGCTGCAACTGCCATTGCACTAGGAAAG GATGCCGGTCTGTATCTCAAAAGTCTCATTCCTCCAGTTTTGACGTGTTTCTACGATCAGGATAGTAGAGTGCGATACTATGCCTGTGAAGCTCTTTATAACATTGCTAAAGTCGCAAGAGGATCTGTGTTACCATTCTTCAACAATGTATTTGATGGCCTTAGTAAA CTTGCTGCCGATCCTGATCCCAATGTGAAGAATGGAGCTGAGTTACTTGATAGATTAATAAAA GATATTGTGACAGAAAGTTCCTCGTTTgatttggtatctttcattCCCCTGCTGAGGGACAGAATATACACTGCCAATCCTTTTGCAAAACAATTCTTGGTCTCTTGG tTACAAGTGTTGTATGCTGTACCAGATGTGGATCTCATTTCTCACCTTCCTGAGTTTCTTGATGgacttttcaacattttcaaagaTCGCAATCCTGAGATCAGAAAAAT GTGTGAGGCTATTCTTGGTGAATTCCTCAGAGGCATCAAGAAAGAACCTGAAAATGTCAACTTTGCTCACATGGTCAATATTTTAGTGCTTTATTCACAGCCAGAAG CTTCAGATGATGTCATCCAATTTACTGCGATTACTTGGTTGAGAGAGTTTATAATCCTCTCTGGACGCACAATGTTGCCTTTCATTGCTGGAATATTGAAGTCAATATTGCCCTGTATGGCCTATGATcaagacaaaca AAATATCAAAGAAGCTGCAAAGACCGTCAATCAAAGTTTGATGCGACTGATCACAGAAGACGATGACAAAGATGTTGATGGTGATGCCATATCCATGGATTGTGATAATGCCGTTGTTGAAATGCCAACTCAGCTGGACCTTGGTCCTGTTATCAATGTGTTGACAAATCAGTTGGCAAACAAGTCAATACAAACAAGAATAGCAGTCCTCCGATGGGTTTTACTGCTTCACATGAAAACTCCAAATAAG ATATTTGGTAAAATTGAGGATCTTTTTCCAAAACTTCTGGATGCTCTTTCAGATCCCTCTGATGAG GTTGTTCTTCTTGACTTGGAGGCTCTTGCAGAGATCTCTGCCTCACCAGCAGGACCACCAAGGAACAGTCCACCAAGGAGTATGTCAGACACAGGATCACCAACCACAGATCAGACCTCTGCACCACACAGGCAACTCAACAAGTATTTTCACAATTTCATGCACAATGTTATGCTTCTCTTCAGAATGAACAAAAAACTGTTGGAGGAAAGAGGCTCTTTTATTTTGAG GCAACTCTGTCTTTTGTTAAATGCTGAAGACATCTATAGAGCGTTATCAGAGATCATTGTTCAAGAAGAGGACTTCCAGTTTGCAGCACTCATGGTGCGATATTTGAACATGATACTGCTGACATCTAGTGAATTGTTTCACCTCAGAAACCAACTCAGAGAACTTGCCACACCT gagagctgttcaTTGTTTACATCTTTGTATCAGTCTTGGTGTCACAATCCTGTTGCCACAGTTTCCTTGTGTTTATTGACACAGAATTACCAGCATGCATGCGACCTTCTCATGGTTTT TGGACAATTGGAAGTGAATGTTGATTTTCTCATTCAGATTGATAAATTAGTTCAACTGATCGAATCTCCTATATTTACAT CCTTGCGTCTTCAGCTCTTAGATACTCAACACAATTATTTCCTTCTCAAATCTCTATACGGATTGCTGATGCTTCTTCCTCAGAGTGATGCATTTACAACCTTAAGAAACAGATTGGATTGTGTGCCAAATGGGAAAGTACTCTCTTCTGATATGAG tgACAGGAGAAGTACTTGTGATTTTCCTTGCCGCGAATATGTACagcaaataaattttcaagaaCTCTTGCAGCAGTTTAAGGCCGTTCAACAGAAACACTTTATCAATAAGCATCCTCGCTCTCCTCATCTCACAAATCTTACAAAAAGTCTGTCAAATGATTAG
- the LOC141876513 gene encoding NADH dehydrogenase [ubiquinone] iron-sulfur protein 6, mitochondrial-like has product MASLRGVVLRVITRNNPRYVAAFHSSVRMFASPDKVTHTGQVWAPGDYRMARFTDRQKEVNENFAIDLVAEEPPIKVDARYVWCDGGGGALGHPKVYINLDQEGPQTCGYCGLRYVMASDHH; this is encoded by the exons ATGGCGTCCTTGAGAGGTGTAGTCCTGCGTGTTATAACGAGGAATAACCCTCGTTATGTTGCAGCTTTTCATAGCTCAGTGCGGATGTTTGCTTCACCTGATAAAGTGACGCACACTGGACAG GTATGGGCTCCAGGCGACTACAGGATGGCAAGATTCACTGACAGACAAAAAGAG GTCAATGAAAACTTTGCAATTGACCTTGTCGCAGAAGAGCCACCTATAAAAGTTGATGCACGTTATGTATGGTGTGATGGAG GAGGAGGGGCTCTTGGACATCCAAAAGTGTATATTAACTTG GATCAAGAGGGGCCACAAACCTGCGGATACTGTGGTTTAAGATATGTTATGGCTTCTGATCATCACTGA